Proteins encoded by one window of Streptacidiphilus sp. PB12-B1b:
- a CDS encoding non-ribosomal peptide synthetase produces MVREQALLAPTSVAVVDGGRELTYGELDEWAARVAGLLTGCGVRPGDLVGVHLERCAEMVAAVLGVLKAGAGYVMLDPGFPAGRLRAMVADAGAVCVLERRTGPRLDLGPRSSSASATAAGEGEGSAFGSGQDQDLIGASVSVPAAPLPGARGVARVLVEDTAGAPAWHDDGAGDSGAAGGVACVMFTSGSTGRPKGVAASHAAVVGTLTGQDFASFGPGSVWLQVAPVSWDAFALELWGPLLNGGTTVLYPGARVDPAVMGRLVAEQRVTSMYLSAALFNVVVDEYPRALDGLRELIVGGEALSGAHVARALERDPGLRLSNGYGPVECMVFVTVHRLIPGEVAAGDRVAIGRPLAGKRVYVLDAGLRPVAHGGVGELYAAGAGVACGYRGRPELTAERFVACPMEPGAVMYRTGDLVRYRPDGALEYVGRVDDQVKIRGFRVEPGEVEAVLAGHRAVARAAVVVRTDPAGEPALAAYVVPAPGARGTQAHDLPGRLREHARQLLADYLVPTAFVVLDALPLTVSGKLDRATLPAPATWPGAAPRVEAAPSLAAEPLTGQAGTEAEARTRTGAGAEVGADAHTDVGMVGALCGLFAGVLGLPQVGADDDFFLLGGHSLLAARLLARIRGTLGVEADVRDFFAAPTPSRLAPRLTPITAWPTPDPPSEPTTSTRPASHTQADPAAWPAPDASPAPGIKAGHAPSEPADSPSPDDRPAPAPADGLRDGALAASRTRTASGAGAGAWAAAAGTAGGGGVDGSSVKTDLMSPAEAVSAGGWGEVSGAQHRLWFLDRAGAGTAYNLPVLVRLRGAVDAVALEQALGDVVGRHEVLRTCFPTRDGVPVRRVLTGPGAYPVLERHQVRARALERHAAWAARRPFDLAAQPPLRAVLLTAADRREEHALLLVLHHIAGDGWSLAPLVADLSRAYAGRLPGGRPGLPPLPVPYPELARRLRRALGSPDTPGSPAARQLAYWRGRLQGLNPDGPLLPRRADRPSVPGPQAATLVRRLDRAAHTAVADAARAQGATVFMALHAALATVLTRAGAGHDLAIGVPVAARGSDPAAEDAVGFFVNMLVLRTDTGGDPTARALLGQVRTHDLAAYAHQDLPFQDLVEALNPPRRPGRQPFTDVVLALQNNTAAVAALPGTRAAVEVLRPGAARFELLVDAAENTGPDGAADGLTLTLEYRADTLEGPFAAWAADALVQALTCAAALPDTPLSRLPLADPPRLAGPPDRPATTSRVPHRHQPPQGPLEQRIAAVWAQVLGVPALDRHDDFFACGGNSLRAVRAAARLTAAGHPTDAALVFTAPTVAAHAAALTTPTAPAPTPIRRQPRIPRTPATPVPTPTTPPPSTPAAHAPASPAPDATALSAPTSLATAVPAPEGPAPAPAPNPPAAPTPLVSAPSDPATAVAAPAGTVSAPAAPTALLSAPATALPTPVPTAPSAPSASAMAVSIPAGTASAPAGTAPAVPTAPVTVPTAPATAGPATSGTPDPAPAPLLAPAPAWVPGTTDAPGSASVAGPAYSPAPTHAPTPAPVAAPAYAPTDSVTGAPGPTAVPRPLPAPGTAAAAGAPAVAVRPVRIQSQEGPWT; encoded by the coding sequence ATGGTCCGGGAGCAGGCCCTGTTGGCTCCGACGTCGGTCGCAGTGGTCGATGGCGGGCGGGAGTTGACGTACGGGGAGTTGGACGAGTGGGCCGCGCGTGTCGCGGGGCTGCTGACGGGGTGCGGGGTGCGGCCGGGGGATCTGGTCGGGGTGCACCTGGAGCGGTGTGCGGAGATGGTCGCTGCGGTCCTCGGGGTGCTGAAGGCCGGTGCGGGCTACGTGATGCTCGATCCGGGCTTCCCCGCCGGGCGGCTGCGCGCCATGGTGGCCGACGCCGGGGCCGTCTGCGTCCTGGAGCGTCGTACCGGCCCCCGCCTGGACCTGGGCCCCCGGTCGTCCTCGGCTTCGGCCACTGCTGCGGGGGAGGGTGAGGGTTCGGCGTTCGGCTCGGGCCAGGACCAGGACCTGATCGGGGCTTCGGTCTCGGTTCCGGCTGCCCCCCTGCCCGGGGCGCGGGGCGTGGCACGGGTGTTGGTGGAGGACACGGCCGGGGCACCAGCCTGGCACGACGACGGCGCTGGCGACAGCGGCGCGGCCGGCGGGGTGGCGTGTGTGATGTTCACGTCCGGTTCGACGGGGCGGCCCAAGGGGGTGGCCGCGTCGCACGCGGCGGTGGTGGGGACGCTCACCGGACAGGACTTCGCCTCGTTCGGCCCCGGTTCGGTGTGGCTGCAGGTCGCCCCGGTGTCCTGGGACGCGTTCGCGTTGGAGCTGTGGGGCCCGCTGCTGAACGGGGGCACCACGGTCCTGTACCCCGGGGCGCGGGTGGACCCGGCCGTCATGGGCCGCCTGGTGGCGGAACAGCGGGTGACGTCGATGTACCTGTCGGCTGCGTTGTTCAACGTGGTCGTCGATGAGTACCCGCGCGCGCTGGACGGGCTGCGCGAACTGATCGTCGGTGGCGAGGCGCTGTCGGGCGCACACGTGGCCCGGGCGTTGGAACGCGATCCGGGCCTGCGGCTGAGCAACGGGTACGGGCCGGTGGAGTGCATGGTCTTCGTGACGGTGCACCGGCTGATCCCCGGCGAGGTCGCCGCGGGGGACCGGGTGGCGATCGGCCGTCCGCTGGCGGGCAAGCGCGTGTACGTCCTGGACGCCGGGCTGCGGCCGGTGGCCCATGGCGGGGTCGGGGAGCTGTACGCGGCGGGCGCGGGGGTGGCGTGCGGCTACCGGGGGCGTCCGGAGCTGACCGCAGAGCGGTTCGTGGCCTGTCCGATGGAGCCGGGAGCGGTGATGTACCGCACCGGCGACCTGGTGCGGTACCGGCCCGACGGGGCGCTGGAGTACGTGGGCCGCGTGGACGACCAGGTGAAGATCCGTGGGTTCCGGGTCGAGCCGGGCGAGGTCGAGGCGGTGCTGGCCGGGCACCGGGCGGTGGCGCGGGCCGCAGTCGTGGTGCGCACCGATCCGGCGGGCGAACCGGCCCTGGCCGCGTACGTGGTCCCGGCCCCCGGCGCCCGGGGCACGCAGGCGCACGACTTGCCGGGCCGGTTGCGCGAGCACGCCCGGCAGCTCCTGGCGGACTACCTGGTGCCGACCGCGTTCGTGGTCCTGGACGCGCTGCCGCTGACCGTCAGCGGGAAGCTCGACCGCGCCACCCTGCCCGCCCCCGCCACCTGGCCCGGCGCCGCCCCGCGCGTCGAGGCGGCCCCCAGCCTTGCCGCCGAGCCCCTGACCGGGCAGGCAGGCACCGAAGCGGAAGCCCGGACGCGAACCGGCGCCGGGGCCGAGGTCGGCGCCGACGCGCACACGGATGTGGGGATGGTGGGGGCCCTGTGCGGGCTGTTCGCGGGGGTGCTGGGTCTGCCTCAGGTCGGGGCGGACGACGATTTCTTCCTGCTCGGCGGTCACTCCCTGCTCGCGGCGCGGCTCCTGGCCCGCATCCGCGGAACGCTGGGGGTGGAGGCCGACGTCCGCGACTTCTTCGCCGCCCCGACACCGTCCCGCTTGGCCCCCCGCCTTACCCCGATCACCGCCTGGCCCACCCCGGACCCCCCGTCCGAACCCACCACCAGCACCCGCCCCGCCTCGCACACCCAGGCCGACCCGGCCGCATGGCCCGCGCCCGACGCCTCGCCTGCCCCCGGCATCAAAGCCGGGCACGCCCCGTCCGAACCCGCCGACTCGCCTTCCCCCGATGACCGCCCTGCGCCCGCTCCTGCGGACGGACTCCGAGACGGTGCCCTGGCCGCCTCCCGCACCCGCACCGCCTCCGGCGCGGGCGCGGGGGCCTGGGCAGCTGCCGCAGGTACTGCCGGTGGCGGCGGAGTTGACGGTTCGTCAGTCAAAACCGACCTGATGTCCCCGGCGGAAGCCGTGTCTGCCGGGGGCTGGGGGGAGGTGTCCGGGGCGCAGCACCGGCTGTGGTTCCTGGACCGGGCCGGGGCGGGGACCGCCTACAACCTGCCCGTCCTGGTGCGGTTGCGCGGTGCCGTGGACGCCGTCGCGCTGGAGCAGGCGCTGGGGGACGTGGTGGGGCGGCACGAGGTCCTGCGGACGTGTTTCCCCACCCGGGACGGGGTGCCCGTGCGCCGGGTGCTGACCGGCCCCGGCGCCTACCCGGTGCTGGAACGCCACCAGGTACGGGCCCGGGCACTGGAGCGCCATGCCGCCTGGGCGGCGCGCCGTCCCTTCGACCTGGCTGCGCAGCCGCCGCTGCGGGCCGTGCTGCTGACCGCCGCCGACCGCCGCGAGGAGCACGCCCTGCTGCTGGTGCTGCACCACATCGCCGGGGACGGCTGGTCGCTGGCGCCGCTGGTCGCGGACCTGTCGCGGGCCTACGCCGGACGCCTGCCCGGCGGACGCCCGGGCCTGCCCCCGCTGCCGGTGCCCTACCCCGAACTGGCTCGCCGCCTGCGCCGGGCCCTGGGCAGCCCGGACACCCCCGGTTCGCCCGCTGCCCGGCAACTGGCCTACTGGCGTGGCCGGTTGCAGGGCCTGAACCCCGACGGCCCGCTGTTGCCGCGCCGCGCCGACCGCCCGTCGGTACCGGGGCCGCAGGCCGCGACCCTGGTACGCCGCCTGGACCGCGCCGCGCACACGGCGGTGGCCGACGCCGCCCGCGCCCAGGGCGCCACGGTGTTCATGGCCCTGCACGCGGCCCTGGCCACCGTCCTGACCCGCGCGGGCGCCGGGCACGACCTGGCGATCGGCGTCCCGGTCGCCGCCCGAGGATCCGACCCCGCGGCCGAGGACGCGGTCGGGTTCTTCGTCAACATGCTGGTCCTGCGCACCGACACCGGCGGCGACCCCACCGCCCGCGCCCTGCTCGGCCAGGTCCGCACCCACGACCTGGCCGCCTACGCCCACCAGGACCTGCCGTTCCAGGATCTGGTCGAGGCCCTGAACCCGCCCCGCCGTCCGGGCCGCCAGCCGTTCACCGACGTGGTCCTGGCGCTGCAGAACAACACCGCTGCCGTCGCCGCCCTCCCCGGCACCCGCGCCGCCGTGGAGGTGCTGCGCCCGGGCGCCGCCCGCTTCGAGCTGCTGGTCGACGCGGCTGAGAACACCGGCCCCGACGGCGCAGCCGACGGCCTGACCCTGACCCTGGAGTACCGCGCCGACACCCTGGAGGGGCCGTTCGCGGCCTGGGCCGCCGACGCCCTGGTCCAGGCCCTGACCTGTGCCGCAGCCCTGCCCGACACCCCCCTGTCCCGGCTCCCGCTGGCGGACCCCCCGCGTCTGGCCGGTCCCCCGGACCGCCCCGCCACGACCTCCCGCGTCCCACACCGTCACCAGCCGCCCCAGGGCCCCCTGGAGCAGCGGATCGCCGCTGTGTGGGCCCAGGTCCTGGGCGTGCCCGCGCTGGACCGGCACGACGACTTCTTCGCCTGCGGCGGCAACTCCCTCCGCGCGGTGCGCGCCGCCGCCCGCCTGACCGCCGCCGGACACCCCACCGACGCCGCCCTGGTCTTCACCGCCCCCACCGTCGCCGCCCACGCCGCCGCGCTGACCACCCCCACCGCCCCGGCCCCCACCCCCATCCGCCGCCAACCCCGCATCCCCCGCACACCAGCCACCCCGGTCCCGACACCAACCACCCCACCCCCGTCGACGCCCGCCGCCCACGCCCCGGCCAGCCCTGCCCCGGACGCCACAGCTCTGTCCGCCCCGACCAGCCTGGCCACGGCTGTACCCGCCCCGGAGGGCCCTGCCCCTGCCCCGGCGCCCAACCCTCCGGCCGCTCCGACCCCTCTCGTTTCCGCCCCGAGCGACCCAGCCACGGCTGTGGCTGCTCCGGCGGGCACCGTCTCCGCCCCGGCTGCCCCGACCGCGCTGCTGTCCGCCCCGGCCACGGCCTTACCCACTCCGGTGCCCACCGCTCCGTCCGCTCCGAGCGCCTCGGCCATGGCTGTATCCATTCCGGCGGGCACCGCCTCCGCCCCGGCAGGCACTGCTCCGGCCGTTCCGACCGCGCCTGTGACCGTTCCCACCGCCCCGGCCACGGCTGGACCCGCCACGTCGGGCACCCCCGACCCTGCTCCCGCTCCGCTCCTCGCCCCGGCGCCCGCCTGGGTTCCTGGGACAACCGATGCCCCAGGTAGCGCTTCCGTCGCGGGACCGGCCTACAGCCCGGCTCCAACCCACGCGCCGACCCCCGCCCCTGTCGCGGCCCCCGCCTACGCCCCCACCGATTCCGTAACCGGCGCGCCCGGCCCCACCGCCGTCCCCCGCCCGCTCCCTGCACCCGGAACTGCGGCT
- a CDS encoding MFS transporter, giving the protein MGGQVESKAGGRFSGSGPFLLVWSSQTVSLVGSSAVRFAFIVDVWSAGQRATAVTLLSLCSLLPQALLSPVAGAVVDRISKRAALQVADAGGLVAVGVLAVFHYCGGLHSWEIYPATFVLGSCAAFQFPALSSAVPLLVRRDQFGRANGLLAGAKSTAGICGPALGGVMLALTGIGPLLLLDVVSYAFALTGSRVVRLNGDRVAATGAVVRRRITAEAVHGMRYLLQRPPLRALILNFCVVNLVMVFGFALIAPMVLLKSGEASLAAVNTAIGVGGVGGGLLMAAWGGPRDRGRGMMLGVAGMCLSALVAMSLVDTVVGWCAAVLVGALLMTVVNASMQAIVQTKVPPQWQGRVFGAVMFLSQISVPVATAASGPLADEVFEPAARHGAGLFAVLGPLVGHRPGSGMAGMLLLAGAVGTAVALWGLASRNIRDIDTLLPDAPDPDDTPDTDTDPDSGGGGGGGADPDDGAAGPAGRADSDTTGGADPVAARADDDPTPVSGKRLGPAVAARALRAVGSPPSPGACGAGALAGSGVVAGAVDEGGERDALCA; this is encoded by the coding sequence ATGGGTGGGCAGGTGGAGTCCAAGGCCGGTGGCCGGTTTTCCGGATCGGGGCCGTTTCTTCTGGTCTGGTCGAGTCAGACGGTTTCCTTGGTGGGGAGTTCCGCAGTACGGTTCGCTTTCATTGTGGACGTGTGGTCCGCTGGGCAGCGGGCGACGGCGGTCACGCTTCTGTCGCTGTGTTCGCTGCTGCCGCAGGCACTTCTGAGCCCGGTGGCCGGCGCGGTCGTGGACCGGATCAGCAAACGCGCGGCGTTGCAGGTCGCCGATGCCGGGGGACTGGTTGCGGTGGGGGTCCTCGCGGTATTCCATTATTGCGGCGGGCTGCATTCATGGGAGATTTATCCGGCGACGTTCGTGCTGGGTTCCTGCGCGGCCTTCCAGTTTCCGGCGCTGTCGTCGGCGGTGCCGTTGCTGGTCCGGCGGGACCAGTTCGGGCGGGCGAACGGCTTGCTGGCAGGGGCAAAGAGCACGGCGGGAATCTGCGGGCCGGCGTTGGGCGGAGTCATGCTCGCTCTCACGGGGATCGGGCCGTTGCTGCTCCTGGACGTGGTGAGCTACGCGTTCGCGTTGACGGGCAGCCGGGTGGTGCGGTTGAACGGGGACCGGGTCGCCGCCACTGGTGCGGTGGTGCGGCGGCGGATCACGGCCGAGGCCGTGCATGGGATGCGCTACCTGCTGCAACGGCCTCCCCTGCGGGCGTTGATCCTCAATTTCTGCGTGGTCAACCTGGTGATGGTGTTCGGATTCGCGTTGATCGCACCGATGGTGCTGCTGAAGTCGGGCGAGGCGTCGCTGGCGGCGGTCAACACCGCGATCGGGGTCGGCGGGGTCGGCGGGGGACTGTTGATGGCCGCCTGGGGCGGCCCGCGCGACCGGGGCCGGGGAATGATGCTGGGCGTCGCCGGGATGTGCCTGTCGGCGCTGGTTGCGATGTCCCTGGTGGACACGGTTGTGGGCTGGTGTGCGGCGGTCCTGGTCGGGGCGCTGTTGATGACCGTGGTCAACGCCTCGATGCAGGCCATCGTGCAGACCAAGGTCCCCCCGCAGTGGCAGGGCCGGGTGTTCGGGGCGGTGATGTTCCTGTCGCAGATCTCGGTGCCGGTGGCGACCGCCGCATCGGGGCCGTTGGCGGACGAGGTCTTCGAGCCCGCCGCCCGCCACGGTGCGGGCCTGTTCGCCGTCCTCGGCCCGCTGGTGGGCCACCGGCCCGGCAGCGGCATGGCCGGCATGCTGCTCCTGGCCGGGGCCGTGGGGACCGCCGTGGCCCTGTGGGGCCTGGCCTCACGCAACATCCGCGACATCGACACCCTGCTGCCGGACGCCCCCGACCCCGACGACACCCCCGATACCGACACCGACCCCGATTCCGGCGGCGGTGGGGGCGGTGGTGCCGACCCCGACGACGGTGCCGCAGGTCCGGCAGGCCGGGCGGACAGCGACACCACGGGTGGCGCCGATCCTGTGGCCGCACGCGCTGACGATGACCCAACTCCCGTCAGCGGTAAGCGGCTTGGTCCTGCGGTCGCGGCTCGGGCCCTGCGGGCGGTCGGTTCGCCGCCATCGCCCGGTGCGTGTGGTGCGGGTGCGTTGGCTGGTTCGGGTGTGGTGGCCGGGGCTGTCGACGAGGGCGGTGAGCGGGATGCGCTGTGTGCATGA
- a CDS encoding aldo/keto reductase, with the protein MQYRTLGRTGVQVSTLVLGAMNFGAIGRTTQDEATAIVDAALEAGINLIDTADMYGKGESEEMVGKAIAGRRDDIVLATKASMPMDGERNHQGSSRRWLVTELDNSLRRLGVDHVDLYQIHRWDPSTSDEETLSALTDLQRSGKIRYFGSSTFPAYRLVQAQWAARDGRLSRYVTEQPSYSILQRGIETHVLPVTEQYGLGVLAWSPLASGWLSGAIREGRDVTTNRSTLMPERFDTTIPSNRARLDAVEQLADVADQAGLTMIQLALGFVTAHPAVTSAIIGPRTLDHLHAQLAAADTTLPADVLDAVDAIVPPGLDLAPHEKFDTPPSLLDPSLRRR; encoded by the coding sequence ATGCAGTACCGCACCTTGGGCCGCACCGGCGTGCAGGTCAGCACCCTCGTGCTCGGAGCCATGAACTTCGGCGCGATCGGCCGCACCACCCAGGACGAGGCCACCGCCATCGTCGATGCCGCCCTCGAGGCCGGGATCAACCTCATCGACACCGCCGACATGTACGGCAAGGGCGAGTCCGAGGAGATGGTCGGCAAGGCCATCGCCGGCCGCCGCGATGACATCGTGCTGGCCACCAAGGCGAGCATGCCGATGGACGGCGAACGCAACCACCAGGGCAGCTCGCGCCGCTGGCTGGTCACCGAACTGGACAACAGCCTGCGCCGCCTCGGCGTCGACCACGTCGATCTGTACCAGATCCACCGGTGGGATCCGAGCACCAGTGACGAGGAGACCCTGTCGGCCCTGACGGACCTTCAGCGATCGGGAAAGATCCGCTACTTCGGCTCCTCGACCTTTCCGGCCTACCGCCTCGTACAAGCCCAGTGGGCCGCCCGGGACGGCCGCCTGAGCCGCTACGTCACCGAACAGCCCAGCTACTCCATCCTGCAGCGCGGGATCGAAACCCACGTCCTGCCCGTGACCGAACAGTACGGGCTCGGCGTGCTCGCATGGAGCCCGTTGGCCTCGGGCTGGCTGTCGGGCGCGATCCGTGAGGGGCGGGACGTCACGACCAACCGCTCGACGCTCATGCCGGAGCGGTTCGACACCACCATTCCGTCCAACCGGGCCAGGCTCGACGCCGTCGAGCAACTGGCCGACGTCGCCGACCAGGCCGGTCTGACCATGATCCAGCTCGCGCTCGGCTTCGTGACTGCGCACCCGGCCGTGACCAGCGCGATCATCGGCCCCCGCACGTTGGACCACCTGCACGCGCAGCTCGCCGCCGCAGACACCACGCTCCCGGCCGACGTACTCGACGCCGTCGACGCCATCGTCCCTCCGGGCCTGGACCTCGCTCCGCACGAGAAGTTCGACACCCCGCCGTCACTGCTCGACCCGTCGCTGCGCCGCCGCTGA
- a CDS encoding TetR/AcrR family transcriptional regulator yields the protein MTNVGNGDGDGEAGNTARPKRADARRNRETLLDAAAAVFVTSGVEAPVRDIAARAGVGTGTIYRHFPTRADLIIAVYRHQVEACAEAGPTLLTGSATAHAALGQWIDLFVDFLVTKHGLAAVLHSDNADFEALHAYFLDRLVPVCAELLAAAVAAEEISADVDAYQLMRGVGNLCIGAESDPRYDARRLVALLIAGLRVAQ from the coding sequence GTGACCAACGTGGGCAACGGCGACGGAGACGGCGAAGCGGGGAACACGGCCCGTCCCAAGCGGGCGGACGCCCGACGCAACCGGGAGACGCTGCTCGACGCAGCCGCAGCCGTGTTCGTCACCTCAGGCGTGGAAGCGCCGGTGCGCGACATCGCTGCCCGGGCGGGCGTCGGCACGGGCACGATCTACCGGCACTTCCCCACGCGGGCGGATCTCATCATCGCCGTGTACCGGCACCAGGTCGAGGCGTGCGCCGAGGCCGGTCCGACGCTGCTGACCGGCAGCGCGACAGCTCATGCCGCGCTCGGGCAGTGGATCGACCTGTTCGTCGACTTCCTGGTCACCAAGCACGGACTCGCCGCCGTACTGCACTCCGACAATGCCGACTTCGAGGCGCTGCACGCCTACTTCCTCGACCGGCTGGTGCCCGTGTGCGCCGAGTTGCTCGCAGCCGCCGTGGCCGCCGAAGAGATCAGCGCCGACGTGGACGCCTACCAACTCATGCGCGGCGTCGGCAATCTGTGCATCGGCGCGGAGAGCGATCCCCGCTACGACGCGCGCCGCCTGGTCGCCCTCCTCATCGCGGGTCTGCGCGTCGCGCAGTGA
- a CDS encoding helix-turn-helix domain-containing protein, which produces MTAIEDALLRGDREQFTRQPPKTPLAQIRLLMRAEKGSTRAVAARLGVSQRTVERYLAGTRKTPRPQLRAALVREAAKAWQPRVRRQARKRAATSGGITIETRARFGYTAPIGTTDDPRERRLTVHLPAPYAARLFDAQQQGAGDRELRDIVAEGLQEVYFKDGGGRAAGLEVDITDIVYFDVSF; this is translated from the coding sequence GTGACCGCCATCGAGGACGCACTGCTGCGCGGCGACCGCGAACAGTTCACCCGCCAGCCGCCGAAGACGCCGCTCGCCCAGATCCGGCTGCTGATGCGCGCCGAGAAGGGCTCCACCAGGGCCGTGGCCGCGCGCCTGGGCGTCTCCCAGCGCACGGTGGAGCGCTACCTGGCGGGCACCCGCAAGACCCCGCGCCCGCAGCTGCGCGCGGCCCTGGTCCGTGAGGCGGCCAAGGCCTGGCAGCCCCGGGTCCGCCGCCAGGCCCGCAAGCGCGCCGCGACCAGCGGCGGGATCACCATCGAGACCCGTGCCCGCTTCGGCTACACCGCCCCGATCGGCACCACCGACGACCCCCGCGAACGCCGGCTCACCGTCCACCTCCCCGCGCCCTACGCCGCCCGTCTCTTCGACGCGCAGCAGCAGGGCGCGGGCGACCGGGAACTCCGCGACATCGTCGCCGAAGGGCTCCAGGAGGTCTACTTCAAGGACGGCGGCGGCCGCGCCGCCGGGCTCGAAGTCGACATCACCGACATCGTCTACTTCGACGTCTCCTTCTAG
- a CDS encoding helix-turn-helix transcriptional regulator, protein MNSRDLANLAHLRRARDLIDREYARPLDVPTMARHSLMSPAHFARQFRAAYGETPYSYLMTRRIERAMALLRAGASVTDACMEVGCTSLGSFSSRFSELTGETPSAYRAREHSAVAAMPPCVAKSRTRPTRQTPSRIREAGRESAA, encoded by the coding sequence ATGAACTCGCGTGATCTTGCCAACCTCGCGCACCTCCGGCGGGCACGGGATCTGATCGACCGGGAGTACGCCCGTCCGCTCGACGTGCCGACGATGGCCCGCCACTCGCTGATGTCGCCCGCGCATTTCGCCCGGCAGTTCCGGGCCGCCTACGGCGAGACGCCGTACAGCTACCTGATGACGCGCCGGATAGAGCGGGCGATGGCGCTGCTGCGTGCGGGCGCCAGCGTGACCGATGCGTGCATGGAGGTCGGCTGTACCTCGCTCGGCTCGTTCAGCTCCCGTTTCAGCGAACTCACCGGAGAGACGCCGAGCGCGTACCGCGCACGCGAGCACAGCGCGGTCGCGGCGATGCCTCCCTGCGTGGCGAAATCACGGACCCGGCCGACCCGGCAGACACCGAGCAGGATTCGAGAAGCGGGCCGCGAGAGCGCCGCCTAG
- a CDS encoding VOC family protein produces the protein MNISLQYCHITVNDVDEALGFYRDALGLEVRNDVASGGFRWVTLGSAAQPDLDIVISEPHAGRSQADGDALQELLTKGVLPMVIFRSDDLGATFEKVLASGAEVLQEPMDQPWGPRDCAFRDPSGNMVRISQAPKA, from the coding sequence ATGAACATCTCACTCCAGTACTGCCACATCACCGTCAACGACGTGGACGAGGCCCTCGGCTTCTACCGCGACGCCCTCGGCCTGGAGGTGCGCAACGACGTCGCCTCGGGCGGATTCCGCTGGGTCACCCTGGGCAGCGCGGCCCAGCCCGACCTGGACATCGTGATCTCGGAACCGCACGCGGGACGCTCCCAGGCCGACGGGGACGCCCTGCAGGAGCTGCTCACCAAGGGCGTCCTGCCGATGGTCATCTTCCGCTCCGACGACCTCGGCGCGACCTTCGAGAAGGTGCTGGCCTCCGGCGCCGAGGTGCTCCAGGAGCCCATGGACCAGCCCTGGGGCCCGCGCGACTGCGCCTTCCGCGACCCCTCGGGCAACATGGTACGGATCTCCCAGGCCCCGAAGGCCTGA
- the cynS gene encoding cyanase: protein MPHAQFDPSARQALAIAAVDAKTRQDLSWQQIADAAGLSVAYVTAAVLGQHALPAESATAVARLLGLDDDAAMLLQTIPTRGSIPGGIPTDPTIYRFYEMLQVYGTTLKALVHEEFGDGIISAINFKLDVKKVADPEGGERAVITLDGKYLPTKPF from the coding sequence ATGCCGCACGCCCAGTTCGACCCCTCTGCCCGGCAGGCTCTGGCCATCGCGGCCGTCGACGCCAAGACGCGCCAGGACCTCTCCTGGCAGCAGATCGCCGACGCGGCCGGTCTGTCGGTCGCCTACGTCACCGCGGCCGTGCTCGGCCAGCATGCCCTCCCGGCCGAGTCGGCCACCGCTGTCGCCCGGCTCCTCGGCCTGGATGACGATGCAGCCATGCTGCTGCAGACCATCCCCACCCGGGGCTCGATCCCCGGCGGCATCCCGACCGACCCGACCATCTACCGCTTCTACGAGATGCTGCAGGTCTACGGGACCACGCTGAAGGCGCTGGTGCACGAAGAGTTCGGCGACGGCATCATCAGCGCCATCAACTTCAAGCTCGACGTGAAGAAGGTCGCCGACCCCGAGGGCGGTGAGCGCGCGGTCATCACCCTGGACGGCAAGTACCTGCCCACCAAGCCCTTCTAG
- a CDS encoding carbonic anhydrase, which yields MQDLVQGVARFQRNVFPGKAPLFARLATTHRPDTLFIGCSDARVVPELITQREPGELFVIRTAGNLVPAYASGADGVTASIEYAVTVLGVSAILVCGHSACGAMTALADDHDLAELPAVAHWLRQADVSRARIADRGVRDGAGRVAALVRDNVATQLGTLATHPSVARALAAGTLSLHGWVYDIGTGTVEQVGTGADVLGETVA from the coding sequence ATGCAGGACCTCGTCCAGGGCGTCGCACGCTTCCAGCGCAACGTGTTCCCCGGCAAGGCGCCGCTCTTCGCCCGCCTCGCCACCACCCACCGGCCGGACACCCTGTTCATCGGCTGCTCCGACGCCCGGGTCGTGCCCGAGCTGATCACACAGCGCGAGCCGGGCGAGCTGTTCGTCATCCGCACCGCCGGCAACCTGGTTCCCGCCTACGCCTCCGGCGCCGACGGGGTCACCGCCAGCATCGAGTACGCCGTCACCGTCCTGGGCGTGTCCGCCATCCTCGTCTGCGGGCACTCCGCCTGCGGGGCGATGACCGCGCTGGCTGACGACCACGACCTGGCGGAGCTGCCCGCCGTTGCCCACTGGCTGCGCCAGGCGGACGTTTCCCGAGCCCGGATCGCCGACAGGGGAGTGCGGGACGGGGCGGGCCGAGTGGCCGCGCTGGTACGCGACAACGTCGCCACCCAGCTCGGCACGCTGGCCACGCACCCTTCGGTCGCCCGCGCCCTCGCTGCGGGCACGCTCAGCCTCCACGGCTGGGTCTACGACATCGGCACCGGAACCGTCGAGCAGGTCGGCACCGGCGCCGACGTGCTCGGGGAAACCGTTGCCTGA